In a single window of the Halobaculum lipolyticum genome:
- a CDS encoding D-aminoacyl-tRNA deacylase: protein MIGIVVSRADRASTHVGERLLDLADWTERTDDSLADAEGGGAYHVLDRAAGGDGVADGGAAGTADGAGDAPDRFELRSFDDLHIRLPDPTGAFSERPDYLVFVSRHAGDTGPLLTCHFTGNFGDAEYGGEAGSFAPACPGVQRALVAGFDEHAPDGYGVAIEGTHHGPTDLAVPAVFAEVGSDDAQWDDPAGAGAVARAVLDLPDRGATVAVGDPDRPRHVVGFGGGHYAPRFERVLRETAWGVGHVGIDWQLDELGHPEEHPDVLDAAVRASDAAYALVEGDRPVLREALADRGVRVVGESWVRAVDDTPLGLVAALESDLSTVDDGLRFGDAAGDDRFAAAGADGDPADGYRVVDLPADLLAEAQGIDAEATRAAVEAHAVAFETEHAGTRAAGRAALPVAGGTDETGAEETADPFEALVAALAGVLRGKYDEVTREGDAVVARVESFDPERAATLGVPEGPKFGALSAGEPVEVNGETIRPETVSRTRERRFDA from the coding sequence GTGATCGGTATCGTCGTCTCCCGGGCGGATCGCGCCTCGACACACGTCGGCGAGCGCCTGCTCGATCTGGCCGACTGGACCGAGCGGACGGACGACTCGCTGGCCGACGCCGAGGGCGGCGGCGCGTACCACGTCCTCGACCGCGCGGCCGGCGGCGACGGGGTCGCCGACGGCGGCGCCGCCGGAACCGCCGACGGCGCCGGCGACGCTCCGGACCGCTTCGAACTCCGCTCGTTCGACGACCTCCACATCCGGCTCCCCGACCCGACGGGCGCTTTCTCCGAGCGTCCCGACTACCTCGTGTTCGTCTCCCGGCACGCGGGCGACACCGGCCCGCTGTTGACGTGCCACTTCACGGGCAACTTCGGCGACGCGGAGTACGGGGGCGAGGCGGGGTCGTTCGCGCCGGCGTGTCCGGGCGTCCAGCGGGCGCTCGTCGCCGGCTTCGACGAGCACGCGCCCGACGGCTACGGCGTCGCTATCGAGGGCACCCACCACGGGCCGACCGACCTCGCGGTGCCCGCGGTGTTCGCGGAGGTCGGCAGCGACGACGCCCAGTGGGACGACCCCGCGGGCGCCGGCGCCGTCGCCCGGGCGGTGCTGGACCTCCCCGACCGCGGCGCGACCGTCGCCGTCGGCGACCCCGACCGCCCCCGCCACGTCGTCGGCTTCGGCGGCGGCCACTACGCCCCGCGGTTCGAACGCGTGCTCCGCGAGACGGCGTGGGGTGTGGGCCACGTCGGCATCGACTGGCAACTCGACGAGTTGGGTCACCCCGAGGAACACCCCGACGTGCTCGATGCGGCGGTCCGCGCCAGCGACGCCGCGTACGCGCTCGTCGAGGGCGACCGCCCCGTCCTCCGCGAGGCGCTGGCCGACCGCGGCGTGCGCGTCGTCGGCGAGTCGTGGGTCCGCGCCGTCGACGACACGCCGCTGGGTCTGGTGGCGGCGCTGGAGTCCGACCTCTCGACGGTCGACGACGGTCTCCGCTTCGGCGACGCCGCCGGCGACGACCGCTTCGCGGCCGCCGGCGCCGACGGCGACCCCGCGGACGGCTACCGCGTCGTCGACCTCCCGGCCGACCTGCTCGCGGAGGCGCAGGGCATCGACGCCGAGGCGACCCGGGCGGCCGTCGAGGCGCACGCCGTCGCGTTCGAGACCGAACACGCCGGGACGCGCGCGGCGGGACGGGCGGCGCTCCCGGTCGCCGGCGGGACCGACGAGACGGGGGCCGAGGAGACGGCCGACCCGTTCGAGGCGCTCGTCGCCGCCCTCGCGGGGGTGTTGCGGGGGAAGTACGACGAGGTTACGCGCGAGGGCGACGCGGTCGTCGCGCGCGTGGAGTCGTTCGACCCGGAGCGAGCGGCGACGCTGGGGGTCCCCGAGGGACCGAAGTTCGGCGCGCTCTCGGCGGGCGAGCCGGTCGAGGTGAACGGGGAGACGATCCGGCCCGAGACCGTCAGCCGGACGCGCGAACGCAGGTTCGACGCCTGA
- a CDS encoding sodium:calcium antiporter, which yields MSSRLRHPLTGLFGGILLTLPWILSWATGLNESFSTLTTVTVAGVAVLGASFLLAWGAETAEKDVPRAFAIAVLAVLAVAPEYAVDALYAWQAGQGDAAAGNLAVANMTGANRILIGLGWSGIALFSVYQAYSGSGDDNVVTNDSFLGDYVSLDRDISLEVAFLFLATVYAFFVPLGGGIGAVDTLFLVGLYVAYILVIVRGDVEEVEDQVGVPAYLQARPFPVRATAVLSLFVYSGLLIFTAVEPFAHGLEELGLQFGIPEFFMIQWIAPLASESPELIVTAYLVNKARSTAAFNALISSKLNQWTLLIGTLVVVYSISAGQYGVLAFDEKQAAEIWITAAQSFFALAVLVNFRISVRESLLLLTLFLSQVVVEFYFIRTMTEAAAEANSILLLQAFTVVYMALGLGLLIARRDEIREVVSLTRSTVSDAVGGSEQPAD from the coding sequence ATGAGTTCCCGCCTTCGTCACCCGCTCACGGGGCTGTTCGGGGGGATCCTGTTGACGCTCCCGTGGATCCTCTCGTGGGCGACCGGGCTGAACGAGTCGTTCTCGACGCTCACGACCGTCACGGTCGCCGGCGTCGCGGTGCTGGGGGCTTCGTTCCTGCTCGCTTGGGGCGCAGAGACCGCCGAGAAGGACGTGCCGCGCGCGTTCGCCATCGCCGTGCTCGCGGTGCTGGCGGTCGCGCCCGAGTACGCCGTCGACGCGCTGTACGCGTGGCAGGCCGGGCAGGGCGACGCCGCCGCCGGCAACCTCGCGGTCGCCAACATGACCGGCGCCAACCGGATCCTCATCGGGCTGGGCTGGTCCGGCATCGCGCTGTTCTCGGTGTACCAAGCGTACTCCGGCAGCGGCGACGACAACGTCGTCACGAACGACTCGTTCCTCGGCGACTACGTCTCGCTCGACCGCGACATCTCGCTGGAGGTGGCGTTCCTGTTCCTCGCGACCGTCTACGCCTTCTTCGTGCCGCTCGGGGGCGGCATCGGCGCCGTCGACACCCTGTTCCTCGTCGGCCTGTACGTCGCGTACATCCTCGTCATCGTCCGCGGCGACGTCGAGGAGGTCGAAGACCAGGTCGGCGTGCCCGCGTACCTCCAGGCGCGGCCGTTCCCCGTCCGCGCGACGGCGGTCCTCTCGCTGTTCGTCTACTCCGGGCTGCTCATCTTCACCGCCGTCGAGCCGTTCGCCCACGGACTGGAGGAGTTGGGACTCCAGTTCGGCATCCCCGAGTTCTTCATGATCCAGTGGATCGCGCCGCTGGCCTCCGAGAGCCCGGAGCTGATCGTCACCGCCTACCTCGTGAACAAGGCGCGCTCGACGGCCGCGTTCAACGCGCTCATCTCCTCGAAGCTGAACCAGTGGACGCTGCTCATCGGGACGCTCGTCGTCGTGTACAGCATCTCTGCGGGCCAGTACGGCGTCCTCGCGTTCGACGAGAAGCAGGCCGCCGAGATCTGGATCACCGCCGCACAGAGCTTCTTCGCGCTGGCGGTACTGGTCAACTTCCGCATCTCCGTCCGGGAGTCGTTGCTCCTGTTGACGCTGTTCCTCTCGCAGGTGGTCGTCGAGTTCTACTTCATCCGGACGATGACGGAGGCGGCCGCGGAGGCCAACTCCATCCTGCTCCTGCAGGCGTTCACGGTCGTCTACATGGCGCTCGGACTCGGCCTGCTGATCGCCCGGCGCGACGAGATCCGCGAGGTCGTCTCCCTCACCCGCTCGACGGTCAGCGACGCGGTCGGCGGTTCCGAACAGCCGGCCGACTGA
- a CDS encoding calcium/sodium antiporter yields MQLTDVLVSEHGLFLLLGVLFLYLGAEVLVKGATGLALGVGLHAALVGVTVVAFATTAPELFIGVVSGLDGDSQLGLGAIVGSNIANIGLVLGVSALVRPLSVSSTVVRRHVPFMALAAALLVVFGRDGIIGRAEGVVFLLVLAGFTYVLYRGASDGADAVDESGAVADGGAVVEEMPDVDADGLSLRHVAYLVVGLVLLFLGSRWLIDSGRSILYQFGFTQRLIGLTVLAFGTSLPEFAASVVAAVRGRADFSVGNVVGSNIYNVLAVLGLLAVIVPVFVSVSVESFDFPALVAFTVAAVAVMLRGGEIGRLDGAGLVGGYLVFFYLLLP; encoded by the coding sequence CTGCAACTGACTGATGTGCTCGTCTCGGAACACGGGCTGTTCCTGCTGCTGGGGGTTCTGTTCCTCTACCTCGGCGCCGAGGTGCTCGTGAAGGGGGCGACGGGGCTGGCGCTGGGGGTCGGTCTCCACGCCGCGCTCGTCGGCGTGACGGTGGTCGCGTTCGCCACGACGGCGCCGGAGCTGTTCATCGGCGTCGTCTCCGGGTTGGACGGCGACTCACAGCTCGGTCTCGGGGCGATCGTCGGCTCCAACATCGCCAACATCGGGCTGGTGCTCGGCGTCTCCGCGCTCGTGCGCCCCCTGTCGGTGTCGTCGACGGTGGTCCGGCGGCACGTCCCGTTCATGGCGCTGGCGGCGGCGCTGCTCGTCGTGTTCGGGCGCGACGGCATCATCGGCCGCGCCGAGGGGGTCGTGTTCCTGCTCGTCCTCGCGGGGTTCACGTACGTCCTCTACCGCGGCGCGAGCGACGGGGCCGACGCCGTCGACGAGTCGGGCGCGGTCGCCGACGGCGGCGCGGTCGTCGAGGAGATGCCCGACGTCGACGCGGACGGGCTGTCGCTGCGCCACGTCGCCTACCTCGTCGTCGGGCTGGTGCTGTTGTTCCTCGGCTCCCGCTGGCTCATCGACAGCGGGCGGTCGATCCTCTACCAGTTCGGCTTCACCCAGCGGCTCATCGGGCTGACCGTGCTGGCGTTCGGCACGTCGCTCCCGGAGTTCGCCGCCAGCGTCGTCGCGGCGGTGCGGGGGCGGGCGGACTTCTCGGTCGGCAACGTCGTCGGCTCCAACATCTACAACGTCCTCGCCGTGCTCGGCCTGCTCGCGGTCATCGTCCCGGTGTTCGTCTCCGTCAGCGTCGAGTCGTTCGACTTCCCCGCGCTCGTCGCGTTCACCGTCGCCGCGGTCGCGGTGATGCTGCGCGGCGGCGAGATCGGCCGGCTCGACGGCGCCGGTCTGGTCGGCGGCTACCTCGTGTTCTTCTACCTGCTGCTCCCGTAG
- a CDS encoding calcium/sodium antiporter, with amino-acid sequence MALRTNGAGVSLLVGVVLLYVGAESLVKGARGVSTDLGVRAAVAGVTVVAFATTAPELFVAVVGQVEKTTTIGLGAVIGSNVANICLVLGLSALVRPLAVSRETVRRHLPFMALAAVLLVGLGSDGTLSTLDGGALLLALVAFTAVLLHGVPDADDADGSGEEHADDGAVVADGGTGFAPPLGRLAAVAPRDLLFLVVGLGLLFVGARRLVDGGTAALYLLGGSDRLVGVTVLALGTSLPELAASLVSAVRGHADFSVGNVVGSNIYNVLAVLGVLTLLSPIRVPTSVVDTDFPVLLGATAFCVLLLVTRGRVGRVAGVLLLGGYAGYVSLLV; translated from the coding sequence ATGGCGCTGCGGACGAACGGGGCGGGGGTCTCGCTGTTGGTCGGCGTCGTCCTCCTGTACGTCGGGGCGGAGTCGCTGGTGAAGGGGGCGCGCGGGGTCTCGACGGACCTCGGCGTCCGCGCGGCCGTCGCCGGCGTGACGGTGGTCGCGTTCGCGACGACGGCGCCGGAGCTGTTCGTCGCCGTCGTCGGCCAGGTGGAGAAGACGACGACCATCGGGTTGGGCGCGGTCATCGGCTCGAACGTCGCGAACATCTGTCTCGTGCTCGGACTGTCGGCGCTCGTCCGGCCGCTGGCCGTCTCCCGGGAGACCGTCCGGCGGCACCTCCCGTTCATGGCGCTGGCGGCGGTGTTGCTGGTCGGACTGGGGTCCGACGGCACGCTGAGCACGCTCGACGGCGGCGCGCTCCTGCTCGCGCTCGTCGCCTTCACGGCCGTGCTCCTCCACGGCGTCCCCGACGCCGACGACGCGGACGGATCGGGCGAGGAGCACGCCGACGACGGTGCGGTCGTCGCCGACGGCGGGACCGGGTTCGCCCCGCCGCTCGGCCGCCTCGCGGCGGTGGCGCCGCGCGACCTCCTGTTCCTAGTGGTCGGGCTGGGGCTGCTGTTCGTGGGTGCGCGCCGCCTCGTCGACGGCGGCACCGCGGCGCTGTACCTGCTGGGCGGCTCCGACCGCCTCGTCGGCGTCACCGTGCTGGCGCTGGGCACGTCGCTGCCGGAACTGGCCGCCAGCCTCGTCTCGGCGGTCCGGGGGCACGCGGACTTCTCGGTCGGCAACGTCGTCGGCTCCAACATCTACAACGTCCTCGCCGTGCTCGGCGTGCTCACGCTGCTGTCGCCGATCCGGGTCCCGACCTCGGTCGTCGACACGGACTTCCCGGTGCTGCTGGGGGCGACGGCGTTCTGCGTCCTCCTGCTCGTCACGCGGGGCCGCGTCGGCCGCGTCGCGGGCGTCCTCCTCCTCGGCGGCTACGCGGGCTACGTCTCGCTGCTGGTGTAG
- a CDS encoding shikimate dehydrogenase, whose translation MDVYGLIGNPVGHSLSPPMHEAAYDALGLDARYVTFEPDADDGAAAVEAAATLGVAGVNVTVPFKRDVLEAVEPDDLAAEVGAVNTVDCSTDPPRGYNTDVAGVRRAFAHHGVEREGAAAVVVGAGGAGRAAAFALAEDAVSLHIANRTVRRAESLAKEVRAALPDDLDTPTTVTAGGLDGLADTVPTADLLVNATTVGMESDETPVPADHLHADLAVLDAVYAPLDTRLLRDARDAGATTVDGAWMLLFQGVEAFERWTGEDAPVEAMNEALRAELR comes from the coding sequence ATGGACGTGTACGGACTCATCGGGAACCCGGTGGGACACTCGCTGTCGCCGCCGATGCACGAGGCCGCCTACGACGCGCTCGGACTGGACGCCCGGTACGTCACCTTCGAACCGGACGCCGACGACGGCGCCGCGGCGGTCGAGGCGGCCGCGACGCTCGGCGTCGCCGGGGTGAACGTGACGGTGCCGTTCAAGCGCGACGTGCTCGAGGCGGTCGAGCCGGACGACCTCGCGGCGGAGGTGGGCGCCGTGAACACGGTCGACTGCTCGACGGACCCCCCGCGCGGGTACAACACCGACGTCGCGGGCGTCCGACGGGCGTTCGCCCACCACGGCGTCGAGCGCGAGGGCGCCGCCGCGGTGGTCGTCGGCGCCGGCGGCGCGGGACGCGCGGCGGCGTTCGCGCTCGCCGAGGACGCCGTCTCGCTCCACATCGCCAACCGGACCGTCCGGCGGGCGGAGTCGCTCGCGAAGGAGGTGCGGGCGGCGCTCCCCGACGACCTCGACACGCCGACGACCGTCACGGCGGGCGGACTCGACGGCCTCGCGGACACCGTCCCGACCGCGGACCTGTTGGTGAACGCGACGACCGTGGGGATGGAGTCCGACGAGACGCCCGTCCCGGCCGACCACCTGCACGCAGACCTCGCCGTGTTGGACGCGGTGTACGCGCCGCTTGACACCCGGCTGCTGCGCGATGCTCGCGACGCGGGCGCGACGACGGTCGACGGTGCCTGGATGCTGCTGTTCCAGGGCGTCGAGGCGTTCGAGCGGTGGACCGGCGAGGACGCGCCGGTCGAGGCGATGAACGAGGCGCTGCGGGCGGAACTGCGGTAA
- a CDS encoding helix-hairpin-helix domain-containing protein, translating to MGLIQQIKQLLGLGGRESNGSRSGEASVTVERERDAPDEDAAADAETEAAVKGTDGADEAAAADTDAAASTGSTVDADDEGAAEPAEAAAGADAGAAEASDVDADVPSDDGSEADAAAEDDVIEEAEPVAAGTDADASTEALVDEAEAAEDAATAAEPAEAAGPESEDVTTDVDDVDVDDDDEVDAEDAAGDEDAEDDEDDAEANDDDDGVPVDEIKGIGPAYAERLAEMGIHTVADLAAADPAAVAEGTTVSEKRVNRWIDRATEHES from the coding sequence ATGGGACTCATTCAGCAGATCAAGCAGCTACTCGGATTGGGGGGTCGCGAGTCGAACGGGTCACGCTCGGGGGAGGCGTCGGTGACCGTCGAACGCGAACGCGACGCCCCGGACGAAGACGCGGCGGCGGACGCCGAGACGGAGGCGGCGGTGAAAGGCACGGACGGCGCCGACGAGGCCGCCGCCGCCGACACCGACGCCGCCGCCTCCACGGGCAGCACGGTCGACGCCGACGACGAGGGCGCCGCCGAACCGGCTGAGGCCGCCGCGGGCGCCGACGCCGGCGCGGCCGAGGCGAGCGACGTCGACGCCGACGTGCCGTCCGACGACGGGAGCGAGGCGGACGCAGCCGCCGAGGACGACGTGATCGAGGAGGCCGAGCCGGTCGCCGCCGGGACGGACGCCGACGCCTCGACGGAGGCGCTCGTCGACGAGGCCGAGGCGGCCGAGGACGCCGCGACCGCCGCCGAACCCGCCGAGGCGGCCGGCCCCGAGTCGGAGGACGTGACGACAGACGTGGACGACGTGGACGTCGACGACGACGACGAAGTCGACGCCGAGGACGCGGCCGGCGACGAGGACGCCGAGGACGACGAGGACGACGCGGAGGCGAACGACGACGACGACGGCGTTCCGGTCGACGAGATCAAGGGGATCGGCCCGGCGTACGCCGAGCGGCTCGCCGAGATGGGCATCCACACCGTCGCGGATCTGGCGGCGGCCGACCCGGCGGCGGTGGCCGAGGGGACCACCGTCTCCGAGAAGCGCGTGAACCGCTGGATCGACCGCGCCACCGAGCACGAGTCGTAG
- a CDS encoding anthranilate synthase component I family protein, whose translation MHTVTDRESFRRLAADAPADARIPVEGRATVGDPFDAYRRARTADHPGVCYETTGGQPGWGAFGVDPAETLTVGPDAAVRDRDHPGHGDYAAPSPTLEALAGLLDSATLVRGDCDVPYPCGAFGWLSYDVARELESFPADGAVDDRGLPRLQVGVYTTLASWTEPRDADEVTLRVTSCPRVGDHPDADAAYDAAVAAARDLAERAVDGDPAVGPAPAADAETVAFESDAGRDDYAERVRRVKEAVRAGDTFQANVSQRLAAPAAVHPVTAYAALRARNPAPYSGLVEFPGVDLVSASPELLLRREPAGTADEGAGDGDDPGTRARLETEPIAGTRPRDADPETDAALETELVGDEKERAEHAMLVDLERNDLGKVSAYGSVSVPEYRRVDRYSEVMHLVSLVEGEERPDRSLADTLAAVFPGGTITGAPKPKTMEIIDRLEGTRRGPYTGSMVAAGFDGRLVANIVIRTLVRTGTEYHLRVGAGVVHDSDPETEYEETLAKARALVRSVDDALDGRMEVDE comes from the coding sequence ATGCACACGGTCACGGACCGCGAGTCGTTCCGGCGGCTCGCGGCCGACGCCCCCGCCGACGCCCGGATCCCCGTCGAGGGACGGGCGACGGTCGGCGACCCCTTCGACGCCTACCGCCGCGCCCGGACGGCCGACCACCCCGGCGTCTGCTACGAGACGACCGGCGGCCAACCGGGGTGGGGGGCTTTCGGCGTCGACCCCGCGGAGACGCTGACGGTCGGTCCCGACGCCGCCGTCCGCGACCGCGACCACCCGGGACACGGCGACTACGCCGCCCCGTCGCCGACGCTGGAGGCGCTCGCCGGACTGCTCGACTCGGCGACGCTCGTCCGGGGCGACTGCGACGTCCCCTACCCGTGCGGCGCGTTCGGCTGGCTGTCGTACGACGTCGCCCGCGAACTGGAGTCGTTCCCCGCCGACGGCGCCGTCGACGACCGCGGCCTCCCCCGGCTCCAAGTCGGCGTGTACACGACGCTGGCCTCGTGGACGGAGCCGCGCGACGCCGACGAGGTGACGCTCCGGGTCACGTCGTGTCCGCGGGTCGGCGACCACCCGGACGCCGACGCCGCCTACGACGCCGCGGTCGCCGCCGCCCGCGACCTCGCCGAGCGCGCCGTCGACGGCGACCCGGCGGTCGGTCCCGCGCCCGCCGCCGACGCCGAGACGGTCGCGTTCGAGAGCGACGCCGGCCGCGACGACTACGCCGAGCGCGTCCGCCGCGTGAAGGAGGCGGTCCGCGCCGGCGACACCTTCCAGGCGAACGTGAGCCAACGCCTCGCCGCGCCCGCCGCGGTCCACCCCGTCACGGCGTACGCCGCGCTCCGCGCCCGCAACCCCGCGCCGTACTCCGGACTGGTGGAGTTCCCCGGCGTCGACCTCGTGAGCGCCAGCCCCGAACTCCTCCTGCGACGGGAGCCGGCGGGGACGGCCGACGAGGGGGCGGGCGACGGGGACGACCCCGGGACCCGCGCCCGACTCGAAACCGAACCGATCGCCGGCACCCGCCCGCGCGACGCCGACCCCGAGACGGACGCCGCGCTGGAGACGGAACTCGTCGGCGACGAGAAGGAGCGCGCCGAACACGCGATGCTCGTCGACCTCGAACGCAACGACCTCGGGAAGGTGAGCGCGTACGGCTCCGTCTCGGTGCCGGAGTACCGCCGCGTCGACCGCTACTCGGAGGTGATGCACCTCGTCTCGCTCGTCGAGGGCGAGGAGCGACCCGACCGCTCGCTGGCCGACACGCTCGCGGCGGTGTTCCCCGGCGGCACCATCACCGGGGCGCCCAAGCCCAAGACGATGGAGATCATCGACCGGCTGGAGGGCACCCGGCGGGGCCCGTACACCGGGTCGATGGTCGCCGCCGGCTTCGACGGCCGGCTCGTCGCCAACATCGTCATCCGGACGCTCGTACGCACGGGCACCGAGTACCACCTCCGCGTCGGCGCCGGCGTCGTCCACGACTCCGACCCGGAGACCGAGTACGAGGAGACCCTGGCGAAGGCCCGCGCGCTCGTCCGCTCGGTCGACGACGCGCTCGACGGACGGATGGAGGTGGACGAGTGA
- a CDS encoding anthranilate synthase component II yields MSDPGAGADAGGDDAGADPVGGRVLVVDNYDSFAYNLVQYVGELADEVVVRRNDRVDVDDIRDLDPDGVVVSPGPGTPAEAGVSIPVFAELAYPTLGVCLGHQALCAANGAAVTLAPEVVHGKPSDVRHDGRGVFAALPDRVAAGRYHSLCVEHEAIPDTLVETAWTDDEREVVMGVRHTERPHVGVQFHPESILTPDGKAMVRSFLRICERGGFE; encoded by the coding sequence GTGAGCGACCCCGGCGCCGGCGCCGACGCTGGCGGCGACGACGCGGGAGCGGACCCCGTCGGCGGGCGCGTCCTCGTCGTCGACAACTACGACTCGTTCGCGTACAACCTCGTCCAGTACGTCGGCGAGCTGGCCGACGAGGTGGTCGTCCGCAGGAACGACCGGGTCGACGTCGACGACATCCGCGACCTCGACCCCGACGGCGTCGTCGTCTCGCCCGGGCCGGGCACCCCCGCGGAGGCGGGCGTCTCGATCCCGGTGTTCGCCGAACTGGCGTACCCGACGCTCGGCGTCTGTCTCGGTCACCAAGCCCTCTGTGCCGCGAACGGCGCCGCCGTCACGCTCGCGCCGGAGGTCGTCCACGGGAAGCCCTCCGACGTGCGCCACGACGGGCGCGGTGTGTTCGCCGCCCTCCCCGACCGCGTCGCGGCGGGGCGCTACCACTCGCTGTGTGTCGAACACGAGGCGATCCCCGACACGCTCGTCGAGACGGCGTGGACCGACGACGAGCGCGAGGTGGTGATGGGGGTGCGCCACACCGAGCGCCCGCACGTCGGCGTGCAGTTCCACCCCGAGAGCATCCTCACGCCCGACGGGAAGGCGATGGTCCGCAGCTTCCTGCGGATCTGTGAGCGAGGTGGGTTCGAGTGA
- a CDS encoding aminotransferase class IV, which yields MSDPDSTGGDTEDDADAAGDDAEDRLYHVDGDLLPASEASVSVTDRGFQYGDAAFETVRAYGGTLWRWDAHVDRLFGSLDALGMPADELGLSKLDLQARVRDTLRANDLADASVRLSVTRGETAGFAPPEAAGTDPTVVVIVKPLPRGGRADRGGESTWDGPATIQTVKTRRVPDRAIPSDAKTHNYLNNVLARVETRVTGADEAVLLDGEGNVAECSTANLFFVADDAIRTPSLDGPVLPGVTRAEVLDLAREEGFPVEEGRYTPDDVRGADEAFLASSIRELRPVGTYDGVAIGGGPVTTLLSRLYDDRVERECYATDDAGGDAPDPDSDEDRRR from the coding sequence GTGAGCGACCCCGACTCGACGGGCGGCGACACCGAGGACGACGCCGACGCCGCCGGCGACGACGCCGAGGACCGCCTGTACCACGTCGACGGCGACCTCCTACCCGCGAGCGAGGCGTCGGTGTCGGTGACGGACCGCGGCTTCCAGTACGGCGACGCCGCCTTCGAGACGGTGCGGGCGTACGGCGGGACGCTGTGGCGCTGGGACGCCCACGTCGACCGCCTGTTCGGGAGCCTCGACGCGCTCGGGATGCCGGCCGACGAACTGGGGCTGTCGAAACTGGACCTGCAGGCTCGCGTCCGCGACACGCTCCGCGCGAACGACCTCGCGGACGCCTCCGTCCGCCTGTCGGTGACGCGGGGGGAGACGGCCGGGTTCGCACCGCCCGAGGCGGCCGGGACGGATCCGACGGTCGTCGTCATCGTGAAGCCCCTCCCGCGCGGCGGCCGCGCGGACCGCGGCGGCGAGTCGACGTGGGACGGGCCGGCGACGATCCAGACGGTGAAGACCCGCCGGGTGCCGGATCGGGCGATCCCGAGCGACGCGAAGACGCACAACTACCTGAACAACGTCCTCGCCCGCGTCGAGACCCGGGTGACGGGCGCCGACGAGGCGGTGCTGCTCGACGGCGAGGGGAACGTGGCGGAGTGCTCGACGGCGAACCTGTTCTTCGTCGCCGACGACGCCATCCGGACCCCGTCGCTGGACGGGCCGGTGCTCCCGGGCGTCACCCGCGCCGAGGTGCTCGACCTCGCCCGCGAGGAGGGGTTCCCCGTCGAGGAGGGTCGCTACACGCCCGACGACGTGCGCGGCGCCGACGAGGCGTTCCTCGCCTCCTCGATCCGGGAACTCCGGCCGGTCGGGACGTACGACGGCGTCGCGATCGGCGGCGGTCCCGTGACGACGCTGCTGTCGCGGCTGTACGACGACCGGGTCGAACGGGAGTGCTACGCGACCGACGACGCCGGCGGCGACGCTCCCGATCCGGACTCCGACGAGGACCGCCGGCGATAG
- a CDS encoding Rieske (2Fe-2S) protein — translation MDEDARVADADEVPEGGTLLFTVRDGDGELREAFASRLSDGTVVAYRNYCQHWTDVRLDKGEGARVTNGEVWCQKHGATFQLDSGVCDFGPCEGSVMESVDVTVADGGVYVDDDEYVFEHLGPSGVDTGDGGDSRIDFTGN, via the coding sequence ATGGACGAGGACGCGCGCGTCGCCGACGCCGACGAGGTGCCCGAGGGCGGGACGCTGTTGTTCACCGTCCGCGACGGCGACGGCGAACTCCGGGAGGCGTTCGCGAGTCGGCTGTCGGACGGCACCGTGGTCGCGTACCGCAACTACTGCCAGCACTGGACGGACGTGCGCCTCGACAAAGGCGAGGGCGCCCGCGTCACGAACGGCGAGGTGTGGTGTCAGAAACACGGCGCGACGTTCCAACTCGACTCCGGAGTGTGTGACTTCGGTCCCTGCGAGGGGTCGGTGATGGAGTCGGTGGACGTGACCGTCGCCGACGGCGGCGTGTACGTCGACGACGACGAGTACGTGTTCGAGCATCTCGGTCCCAGCGGCGTCGACACCGGCGACGGCGGCGACAGCCGGATCGACTTCACCGGGAACTGA